The Alphaproteobacteria bacterium region GCACCTCGCCACTCTGGATTTCCGACGGATTGACTTCTAATTACCATAGTTCCGCGGACAGGGTGAGGTGGCGGCTCGAATCGGGGAAGTCAAGCCCACGCGTGGCGCCACGTCTCGGCCAAGAGCCTACGCTACGCCATTCATGCCTCGACGGTCGGCGAACTGCCATCGACGGTTGAGGAAATGCCCCATTGGGGATTGAGACAAAGCGGCTCGAAAGCCACAAAGTTCGCCGCACCGTCGTTCGGGCATTTGGCTCCAACAAATCAACGAACAAGCGACATATTTCGTGAGCATTTATTGATAGATAGAGTGTTGCGGTTTAATCTTGGCGGGTGCTGTGAGCGCCCGGCATTGCCCGAGCTCGATACTGGATCGAAATATGCCTATTCAGAACATGCCCGCGCAACTGAATTTGCCAGCGCGCTATTATGTAGAATCCGACATCTACGAGTCCGAGCGGCAGCGGATTTTCCGGCGCCATTGGCACATGCTCGGGCCGGCATCCGCCGTGTCCGAGCCCAGCCAATATCTCGCGACTGAACTCGCCGGTTGGAAGCTTTTTTTGCTGCGCGGAGAGGACGGCATCTTGCGCGCATTCCACAATGTTTGCCGTCACCGGGGCGCCCGTTTGTTGGAAGAGGGGCAAGGGCGCTGCACGATGCTCCGCTGCCCCTATCATCTCTGGGTTTACGATCAGGACGGCTCGCTACGAACGGCACCGTGGTTCGGCGAAGACCCCGGTTTTCGTCTCGAGGATTGGCCGCTGCAGGTGGTCTCGGTCGAGACGTGGCGGGGGCTTGTTTTCGCGTCACCGGCGCCGGGGATCAGCTTGCTCGAACAGCTCGGAGACCTTCCGGATGAAGTTGCCGATTATCCGATCGAATCGTTTAAAGCGGTTGCAACCGAGCGCTTTCTTATGAAATCCAACTGGAAGACCTATACCGACAATTTCGTCGAGGGGTACCACGTGCCCGGAATCCATCCAGCACTCAACAAAGTGATCGAGTTCGAGAAGTTCGAGACGATCGCACGACGAAACGTCGTGCGTATGACAGCGCCGCAGCGCGATGGCTCGATTTATGGCGGCAAATGGCTTTGGGCGTGGCCCAACTGGACCCTTTCTGTTTTTCCCGGCGGCATGAACACCAGCCGGATCAATCCGGTCTCAGCCTCCGAAACGGAACTTGTCTATGATTTTTACTTCGCCGATACCTCCCCCACCCGCGCACCGCAGCGCCAGCGCACAATAGAGACAAATTGCGCGATCGTTCGACAGGATTTCGGTATCTGCGAGCATACACAGCGAAACTACGCGTCGGGTGCCTATGTTCCGGGTCCGCTGAGCCCGCGCCATGAACAATCGGTCGCCTATTTCCAGCACAAGGTGTTGGAAACACTCACCGACTCACGCGAGGCAGCCGAGTAAAACGAATCCGTTCAAATCTTCTTGCGGTCGAAGGTAGCGATTGCCGTGCTCCGTTTCACACGGGACGCGCTCGAAGTTCGAACTTTCGCATGATATCAATAATAACGCGGGCCGAAAGGACCAACGATCAGAGGGGCGGAATCCATGAGCGTATCGCGCATCAGGTCTAGCGCGCGCATTTTGTCCGTCGCCGCCCGGTATGACATCGGCAAGAAACTGCGCGGGAAAATACGCCGCGCGGATCACGCAGAATGGTCGCCCCCGGCTTCCCGACGCGATCCAATTGCAATCCTCGTAGAAACAAGCCGTCATCGCATTCCGGAATTGTTAGCCATCCGCTATGGCCGCATGGCGGCTTCTCCCTTCGCGTTCCTGCGCGGCGCGGCGGCGGTAATGGCGGCCGACCTTGCCTCGACGCGCGACACGGGGCTGCGGGTGCAAACCTGCGGCGATTGTCATCTCGCGAATTTTGGCTCGTACGAATCGCCGGAGGGTAACGTCGTCTTCGATATCAACGATTTCGACGAAACGCTGCCGGCGCCCTTCGAGTGGGATATTAAGCGTTTGGCCACGAGCATCGTCCTTGCCGGCCGTGACGCCGGCCTTCCCGGAAAATCCTGCGCTGCCGCCGCCCGGAACTCCGTCGCCGCCTATCGCAAGCATATGTCCACCCTTGTGAAGCTCCCACCGGCCGAAGCCTGGCGTTCGCGCACGGATTTGATCGGGGCACTTGCCGAAATCGACGATCGCCGGGTGCGCAAACGCGAGGAGCAGCGCCTCGAAAAAGCCAGGGGATATCCGGCAGATGGGCTCTACGGTATCTCACGAGCCAGAGGGAAGTGGCGAATCAATGATAAGCGGCCCCTCGTTTATCACTTCGACGACAAACGAAGCGGCGTGCACGACCTCGCGGCCCGTGCTGTCTTCGCAAACTATGCTGAGACCCTCATGGAGGATCGCCGCATATTGCTCGATCGCTTCAGGCTTGTCGACGTTGCATTCAAGGTCGTCGGAATCGGGAGTGTCGGCACCTTCTGCGCGGTCGGCCTATTCATGACCGCAGACGATCAACCGCTGAGGCTTCAAATCAAGGAAGCCGCTCAATCGGTTCTAGCACCCTATGCGGGAGCGAGTGTGTACAGAAATCAGGGTGAACGCGTTGTCGTCGGCCAACGTCTGATTCAGGCGGCAAGCGATATTTTCCTGGGCTGGACACAAGACCGCAAATCCAAACGCGATTTTTACGTGCGCCACCTCAAGAACGCGCCGCTCGCCAATATTGCGGAAGAGATTCAAGCGACGGCGCTCGAATTCTATGCCCGACTCTGTGGCCGTACGCTGGCCCGCGCGCATGCCCGCTCCGGCGATGCGGCGCGGATTTCGGGGTATTTGGGCAATAGCAGCGCTTTCGATGAAGCGATCTCGGATTTCGCAGTCGCGTATGCGGATCAAAGCGCACGCGATCACCAGGCGCTGCTCGCGGCGATCAAGGCTGGCCGGATGAGCGCAAAGGCAACGTAGCCGCGGGTTGATAGCGACGATAGCCCTGCGCGCGCAATGTCGGTACATGTGCGAGCGAGCTGCACCGTCTGGAACGCCTATGATTAATCGACCATTCGCCGGTTCACCGAGAGTTGGGCAACGGCCGTTCGTCTTCAACGGAGAAGAACTCTCTGAGAATCCCGCCGACGAGCTCCGGCGCCTCGAGGAGCATATGATGGTGAAGCCGGGGTAAAATAACCAAATGAGAGCCGACGATTTCGCCGGCAATGAAGCGCGCTGCTTTCGGGCCCGCGCCGAGATCGTTTTCACCCGTGAGGACCAAGGTCTTGTGGCCGATGCGATGCAGTTCGGCGCCTAAGTCGTTGCGGACCAACACTTCGTAGGCTTTGGTGTAGCCCTCGCGATCGTTCGCCGAGATCGCGCGGCGGGTCCGCTCAATGATCTCCGGATGTGTCCTGCGGAAGTCCGCCGTGAACCACCGCTTGGACGCGTACTGGTCAAAATACGTGCTCGGCGGATTA contains the following coding sequences:
- a CDS encoding aromatic ring-hydroxylating dioxygenase subunit alpha, which translates into the protein MPIQNMPAQLNLPARYYVESDIYESERQRIFRRHWHMLGPASAVSEPSQYLATELAGWKLFLLRGEDGILRAFHNVCRHRGARLLEEGQGRCTMLRCPYHLWVYDQDGSLRTAPWFGEDPGFRLEDWPLQVVSVETWRGLVFASPAPGISLLEQLGDLPDEVADYPIESFKAVATERFLMKSNWKTYTDNFVEGYHVPGIHPALNKVIEFEKFETIARRNVVRMTAPQRDGSIYGGKWLWAWPNWTLSVFPGGMNTSRINPVSASETELVYDFYFADTSPTRAPQRQRTIETNCAIVRQDFGICEHTQRNYASGAYVPGPLSPRHEQSVAYFQHKVLETLTDSREAAE
- a CDS encoding DUF2252 domain-containing protein; the protein is MSVSRIRSSARILSVAARYDIGKKLRGKIRRADHAEWSPPASRRDPIAILVETSRHRIPELLAIRYGRMAASPFAFLRGAAAVMAADLASTRDTGLRVQTCGDCHLANFGSYESPEGNVVFDINDFDETLPAPFEWDIKRLATSIVLAGRDAGLPGKSCAAAARNSVAAYRKHMSTLVKLPPAEAWRSRTDLIGALAEIDDRRVRKREEQRLEKARGYPADGLYGISRARGKWRINDKRPLVYHFDDKRSGVHDLAARAVFANYAETLMEDRRILLDRFRLVDVAFKVVGIGSVGTFCAVGLFMTADDQPLRLQIKEAAQSVLAPYAGASVYRNQGERVVVGQRLIQAASDIFLGWTQDRKSKRDFYVRHLKNAPLANIAEEIQATALEFYARLCGRTLARAHARSGDAARISGYLGNSSAFDEAISDFAVAYADQSARDHQALLAAIKAGRMSAKAT